In Caldalkalibacillus thermarum, one DNA window encodes the following:
- a CDS encoding ABC transporter ATP-binding protein: MIRVEELTKAFRTTVAIKHLSFSIGKGEVVGLLGENGAGKTTTLRLIASVLKPTSGRIEVAGFDTVRQAREVKKRVGILFGGETGLYDRLTARENIAYFARLYELPEEETEQRITRLADIFDMYDFLDRPVGGVSKGMRQRVAIARSIVHDPEIILFDEPTSGLDIIAANDMRGLIRHFSEQGKTVVFSSHIMSEVQKLCQRVLILHRGELRFDGTLEALYAAYGHDDLDRIFLAEIGRERHV, translated from the coding sequence ATGATCCGTGTTGAAGAGCTGACCAAAGCCTTTAGAACAACAGTGGCCATCAAACATCTCTCATTTTCAATTGGCAAAGGAGAAGTGGTGGGTCTTTTGGGCGAAAACGGTGCGGGGAAAACCACCACTTTGCGTTTGATCGCCAGTGTGTTGAAACCTACGTCGGGCAGGATTGAGGTCGCGGGTTTTGATACAGTGAGACAGGCACGGGAAGTAAAAAAGCGCGTGGGCATTTTATTTGGCGGGGAAACAGGGCTGTATGACAGGCTAACAGCAAGGGAAAACATCGCTTATTTTGCCCGGCTTTATGAACTGCCAGAAGAGGAAACGGAACAGCGCATCACACGGCTGGCCGATATTTTTGACATGTATGATTTTCTTGACCGGCCGGTGGGCGGGGTTTCCAAAGGGATGCGCCAAAGGGTGGCCATTGCCCGCTCCATCGTGCATGACCCTGAAATCATTTTGTTTGATGAGCCTACCTCGGGATTGGATATTATTGCGGCCAACGACATGCGCGGCTTGATCCGGCATTTCAGTGAGCAGGGTAAAACCGTTGTTTTTTCCAGTCACATTATGAGTGAAGTGCAAAAGTTATGCCAACGTGTGCTTATATTACATAGAGGCGAATTGCGTTTTGACGGTACGCTGGAAGCATTGTACGCCGCTTACGGTCATGATGACCTGGACCGGATCTTTTTGGCGGAGATAGGGAGGGAGAGACATGTTTAA
- a CDS encoding transposase: MLYTKFYTSFRVNVSLSLSERLFRCACGFVANRDTNAAINIHKEGLKQLGIA; this comes from the coding sequence ATGCTTTACACAAAATTTTATACATCATTCCGGGTGAACGTGTCTCTATCGCTTTCCGAACGTCTATTTCGTTGTGCATGCGGTTTTGTGGCAAACAGAGACACCAACGCCGCCATCAATATCCACAAAGAAGGCTTGAAACAGTTAGGGATTGCCTGA
- a CDS encoding CRISPR-associated protein, which produces MYHTVVLTAGISMFVGRNNVFAIHREDLPKIPVSLQDRLSTQEIQGQIDDWIDKLKPFFEQIKENHSRVSAEYSMVHTLKNQGKLGDRPLIIMFVTNTVGGYAGEKIHRELFEKQFQADVKVFYVDIHVDHPEDLNREIGEYMKKLAEALEAGEPNTTCFAPIGGYKVMTSFGYIVGSFLGYPTAYLHEDHQILHEIPPVPIQIDLEQIEHYTSLLRQCQADYVEIDNLGYDEKQFIKQFQSLFYVEDGWACLNPFGRFLFERTKYKHIFETKYLVSDQVRSFMKTSNPQSLFIKQQMRELVKKLQSGEARQNEIRHELDFATLERDKIQFHLYKGASNGRHVFRLAYRYDDKDDVLYANYVWLDHNRYEREASVGKGLYHPVSEFTDIAEREVMSKER; this is translated from the coding sequence ATGTACCACACAGTTGTGTTAACTGCTGGTATTTCGATGTTTGTAGGAAGGAATAATGTGTTTGCCATCCACCGGGAGGATCTCCCCAAAATCCCTGTTTCTCTTCAGGACAGGCTATCAACTCAGGAAATTCAAGGCCAAATCGACGATTGGATCGATAAATTAAAACCTTTTTTTGAACAGATCAAGGAGAATCATTCACGAGTCAGTGCCGAATATTCTATGGTTCATACCCTGAAAAATCAGGGGAAGCTGGGTGACCGCCCGCTTATCATTATGTTTGTTACGAACACAGTCGGTGGATATGCCGGCGAAAAGATTCACCGGGAGCTTTTTGAGAAGCAATTTCAGGCGGATGTCAAGGTGTTTTATGTCGATATTCACGTAGATCATCCAGAAGACTTGAACAGAGAAATAGGTGAATATATGAAAAAACTTGCCGAAGCCCTTGAGGCCGGTGAACCAAACACGACTTGTTTTGCGCCGATTGGCGGCTACAAGGTCATGACATCTTTCGGGTATATCGTCGGTTCTTTTCTCGGTTATCCTACCGCTTATTTACATGAGGATCATCAAATTTTGCATGAAATTCCTCCGGTTCCTATCCAAATAGATCTCGAACAAATTGAACATTACACCTCACTCCTTCGTCAATGTCAAGCCGATTATGTGGAAATTGATAACTTGGGGTACGATGAAAAACAGTTTATCAAACAGTTTCAATCGCTGTTTTATGTTGAAGATGGTTGGGCATGTTTAAATCCGTTTGGACGATTCTTGTTTGAGCGTACGAAGTACAAGCACATTTTTGAAACCAAGTATCTTGTTTCAGACCAAGTCCGTTCATTTATGAAGACGTCCAACCCCCAGTCTTTATTTATCAAACAACAAATGCGGGAACTTGTAAAGAAGCTTCAGAGTGGGGAAGCACGGCAAAACGAAATCAGGCATGAACTTGACTTTGCAACATTGGAACGGGATAAAATTCAGTTTCATCTGTATAAGGGCGCAAGCAATGGCCGACATGTATTTCGATTAGCCTATCGTTATGACGACAAAGATGATGTCCTTTACGCCAATTACGTCTGGCTTGATCACAATCGTTATGAACGGGAAGCGTCTGTGGGCAAAGGCCTTTATCATCCGGTTTCGGAATTCACCGATATTGCGGAACGTGAAGTGATGTCTAAGGAGCGATGA
- a CDS encoding ABC transporter permease subunit, whose product MFKQSWPIFKKEMTDLFRDRKTWMTSILLPVVLYPAIMFLIGFIMQSTVENAQSDIPITINDPSGIIEAHLSQHNVFRILPPKDDVEQAILQGEIRFHVEVDPHFESQLANMESGSIIIYYDRSNTNSEIAYAVLREMLAQKSTQLLEERLAALGLSDAAIQPLEIKDVSVAPEGQEIGSFLSFIIPLFLLISCISGGLPASTDLVAGEKERGTLEALITTPVGGGPIMTGKLLTVTVMSFLSAILTFLSLILVFAVIPVLFPLYLPEGNIVSSIFTSEFFLVSVMLLLLVSAMIGALQLSISTVAKSFKEAQAYNTIVVFAVMLPVYLLMMTPAVEIPFHYFWLPVINVVAIFKEVFAGLIHPLHLFISMISSLFYVVVAIVLFAYLFKKERFILK is encoded by the coding sequence ATGTTTAAGCAAAGCTGGCCCATATTTAAGAAAGAGATGACGGATCTGTTCCGGGACCGGAAAACCTGGATGACCAGTATCTTGCTTCCTGTCGTGCTTTATCCGGCCATTATGTTTTTGATTGGATTTATTATGCAGTCAACGGTGGAAAATGCCCAAAGCGATATTCCCATAACCATTAACGATCCATCGGGTATCATTGAAGCCCATCTGTCCCAGCACAATGTTTTCCGCATTCTGCCTCCCAAAGATGATGTGGAACAGGCCATCCTCCAGGGAGAGATCCGTTTTCATGTTGAGGTGGATCCCCACTTTGAGTCCCAGCTGGCCAATATGGAAAGCGGCAGCATTATCATCTACTACGACCGTTCCAATACTAATTCGGAAATTGCCTATGCCGTGCTGAGAGAGATGTTGGCTCAAAAGTCAACCCAGTTGCTGGAGGAACGTCTGGCTGCCCTTGGTCTTAGTGATGCTGCAATCCAACCTTTGGAGATTAAGGATGTCAGTGTGGCTCCCGAAGGCCAGGAGATCGGCAGCTTCTTGTCGTTTATTATTCCCTTGTTTTTATTGATCAGTTGCATTTCTGGAGGATTGCCTGCCTCAACAGATCTTGTGGCGGGAGAAAAAGAGCGCGGTACATTGGAGGCGCTGATCACAACACCTGTAGGCGGAGGACCCATAATGACCGGTAAACTGTTGACGGTGACGGTGATGAGTTTTCTCAGTGCCATTCTCACCTTTCTCAGTCTCATATTAGTTTTTGCCGTGATTCCGGTTTTGTTCCCGCTCTATTTACCCGAAGGGAATATAGTGAGCTCCATCTTTACATCTGAATTTTTCCTAGTCAGTGTCATGTTGCTGCTTTTGGTCTCTGCAATGATCGGTGCTTTGCAATTGTCCATCAGTACGGTGGCCAAAAGCTTTAAAGAGGCCCAAGCGTACAACACGATTGTGGTGTTTGCTGTCATGTTGCCTGTCTATTTACTGATGATGACGCCAGCTGTGGAGATTCCCTTCCATTACTTTTGGCTCCCTGTCATCAATGTCGTTGCGATTTTTAAAGAGGTGTTTGCCGGGCTGATTCATCCGCTTCACCTGTTTATCTCCATGATCAGCAGCCTGTTCTACGTGGTGGTCGCCATTGTGTTGTTTGCCTATCTGTTTAAAAAAGAGCGGTTTATTTTAAAGTAA
- a CDS encoding IS256 family transposase, with the protein MSKRSIPNVDWANQLENAIRQFVKEKLELIMREEIKNFLEIEQAGTSNMRNGYYQRNLDTQYGRIEGLLVPRDRNGEFQTQLFAPYQRHTGWLEEAIIRMYQSGMSTREIGKFIERILGNAYSPATISRITDVVKEDIEKWHHRPLSKRYSVLYLDGLYVKLRRDTVEKEVIYVVLGVNEEGYREILDFFVGGQESAYGWREILQQLYKRGVKEVLLGVFDGLPGLEEAFKAVYPKADVQRCVVHKVRNTLSRVRKKDQFEMAEDLKLIYRSPNKEIALEMFQQFQSKWSHKYPREVQSWANELDVLLTFMDYPSSIRSVIYTTNAIERTIKEIRKRLKPMNSLSSLEAAEKVVYLTIQDFNEKWAGRKLRGFAEAHEALQRMFEERYH; encoded by the coding sequence ATGTCTAAAAGAAGTATACCGAATGTCGACTGGGCAAATCAACTGGAAAATGCCATTCGTCAGTTTGTAAAAGAAAAATTAGAACTGATTATGCGGGAAGAAATCAAAAATTTCCTCGAAATAGAACAAGCCGGAACATCGAATATGAGAAACGGCTACTACCAACGAAATCTAGATACGCAATATGGCCGGATTGAGGGTCTTTTGGTTCCACGAGACCGAAACGGGGAATTTCAAACACAGTTGTTTGCCCCTTATCAACGCCACACGGGCTGGCTGGAGGAAGCCATCATCAGGATGTATCAAAGTGGCATGAGTACACGGGAAATTGGCAAGTTTATTGAACGAATTCTAGGAAATGCTTATTCTCCAGCGACGATCAGCCGGATTACCGATGTTGTGAAAGAAGACATCGAGAAATGGCACCATCGTCCACTATCCAAACGTTATTCTGTCTTATATTTGGACGGCTTGTACGTGAAACTTCGCCGGGATACGGTAGAGAAAGAAGTTATTTATGTGGTGTTAGGAGTGAATGAAGAAGGATATCGCGAAATTCTGGATTTCTTCGTGGGAGGACAAGAAAGCGCCTATGGATGGCGGGAGATTCTCCAACAGCTCTACAAAAGAGGCGTCAAGGAAGTGCTTCTGGGCGTATTCGATGGACTACCGGGGCTGGAGGAAGCCTTTAAGGCGGTGTATCCGAAAGCCGATGTGCAGCGCTGTGTCGTGCACAAAGTCCGCAACACCCTCAGCCGTGTTCGGAAAAAAGACCAATTCGAAATGGCGGAGGACCTGAAACTCATTTATCGTTCTCCGAATAAAGAAATCGCATTGGAGATGTTTCAACAGTTTCAATCCAAATGGTCTCACAAATACCCAAGGGAAGTCCAATCTTGGGCAAATGAGTTGGATGTCCTTCTCACCTTTATGGACTATCCAAGCAGTATTCGAAGTGTGATTTATACGACCAATGCCATCGAACGAACGATCAAGGAGATTCGGAAACGCCTAAAACCGATGAACAGTTTGAGCAGTTTAGAAGCCGCTGAAAAAGTCGTATATTTGACGATACAGGACTTTAACGAGAAATGGGCAGGGCGAAAGTTAAGAGGATTTGCCGAAGCACATGAAGCCCTTCAACGAATGTTTGAAGAACGTTATCATTAA
- a CDS encoding transposase family protein, translated as MDPPERCPYCGFQELKKHDQRLRSVRDLPIHNRPVYLIIQLKHWHCTNCQKIFDDHLPSVPKSKHQTHRFRKYVFDMCHGVTISYVSGRSICPIRPLNAFITTSLNRK; from the coding sequence ATGGATCCCCCTGAGCGTTGTCCTTACTGTGGTTTTCAAGAGTTGAAAAAGCATGATCAACGCCTGAGAAGCGTACGTGACCTGCCCATTCATAACCGACCGGTTTATTTGATCATCCAACTCAAGCATTGGCACTGTACCAACTGTCAGAAAATCTTTGATGATCACCTCCCATCTGTACCAAAAAGCAAACATCAAACTCATCGTTTCAGAAAATATGTTTTCGACATGTGTCACGGAGTGACCATCAGTTATGTGAGCGGCAGGTCCATCTGCCCTATAAGACCGTTGAACGCATTTATTACGACCTCGCTGAACAGGAAATAA
- a CDS encoding manganese catalase family protein, which translates to MFMRVDKLQIELPNPKEGDANAAAAVQELLGGRFGEMSTLMNYMYQSFNFREKKKLKPYYDLIANISTEELGHIELVSATVNALLENTAPNKAPDQTPFGFAKDVRNTHHFIATGQATLVGNSMGQPWQGDYVFNSGNLVLDLLHNFFLEVGARTQKIRVYQMTDNPVAREMIGYLLVRGGVHALAYAKALETLTGVDVKKMLPIPDIDNSKFPEARKFEDKGYHRTLYRFSPDDYKDIKLIWNGTHPDDGQELIVSDTLPEGGPVLEMEAQPESYAPGFTPEDLYEIAQKLQKNL; encoded by the coding sequence ATGTTCATGCGTGTCGACAAGTTACAAATTGAATTGCCCAATCCAAAAGAAGGGGATGCCAACGCTGCAGCTGCTGTGCAGGAGTTGCTGGGCGGACGCTTTGGGGAAATGTCTACATTGATGAATTATATGTATCAGTCTTTTAATTTCCGCGAAAAGAAGAAGCTTAAACCTTACTATGACCTAATTGCCAATATTTCCACAGAAGAATTGGGGCATATTGAATTGGTTTCCGCTACGGTGAATGCGTTGCTGGAAAATACGGCACCTAACAAGGCTCCGGATCAAACACCTTTTGGCTTTGCCAAGGATGTCCGCAATACCCATCACTTCATAGCAACGGGACAAGCAACACTGGTTGGAAATTCTATGGGACAACCTTGGCAAGGAGATTATGTCTTCAACAGCGGTAACTTGGTTCTTGATCTGCTCCATAATTTCTTCCTTGAAGTGGGGGCACGCACCCAGAAAATCCGGGTGTATCAAATGACAGACAATCCCGTGGCCCGGGAGATGATTGGCTACTTGCTGGTGCGCGGGGGTGTTCACGCACTGGCTTATGCCAAAGCACTGGAAACATTAACTGGCGTTGATGTGAAGAAAATGCTCCCTATTCCAGACATTGATAACAGCAAATTCCCTGAGGCCAGAAAATTTGAAGACAAAGGATACCACCGTACCTTGTATCGCTTCAGCCCAGATGACTATAAAGACATTAAATTGATCTGGAACGGAACACACCCAGATGATGGGCAAGAGTTGATTGTCTCAGATACATTGCCCGAAGGGGGACCCGTGCTGGAAATGGAGGCGCAGCCTGAATCCTACGCCCCGGGCTTTACACCGGAAGACTTGTATGAAATTGCCCAGAAACTGCAAAAAAATCTCTAA